One Lutzomyia longipalpis isolate SR_M1_2022 chromosome 4, ASM2433408v1 DNA segment encodes these proteins:
- the LOC129796201 gene encoding facilitated trehalose transporter Tret1-like — MFPDTPEYLLFRNRPDDAEKSLKFYRGIPSDSPLDEAIIEEFEEIKKVVCLRSQETSIRAKDLSKILKYECPNSKLLKLFFCQLFLEGGTTILGIIISFILTSNLNFTGLRVTSSFTESILDDAGIQLDTIMVDIIMSVLQVLGAIFTIYLVRWIKIRRSFLTFYFLSLIGFFGAAVHYYLHEHGMDLVPFTWSYMICITLAIAVPWGGINTLSMSSASLVLPLKLRGCVLGVMNTVSVGVAFFMTQYYLLLVDTVGNSMVMAAFGIWCLFAGIFSIFFLPELESKTFSEIVESLNRRLPKCLRESSLNNSS, encoded by the coding sequence ATGTTTCCCGATACACCGGAATATCTTCTCTTTCGCAATAGACCAGACGATGCGGAGAAATCTCTTAAATTCTATCGTGGAATTCCCTCTGACAGCCCTCTCGACGAGGCAATAATTGAGGAgtttgaagaaataaagaagGTTGTCTGTCTTAGAAGTCAGGAAACATCAATACGGGCAAAAGACTTAAGTAAAATACTGAAGTATGAATGTCCAAATTCgaagcttttaaagctttttttctgtcaattatttttagaagGAGGCACAACAATCTTAGGCATCATCATTAGCTTCATTCTCACGTCAAATTTGAACTTTACTGGACTCAGAGTAACGTCTTCCTTCACTGAGTCTATCCTGGATGATGCAGGAATACAGCTGGATACCATCATGGTGGACATTATCATGTCAGTGCTGCAAGTTTTGGGCGCAATCTTTACAATTTACTTAGTTCGTTGGATAAAGATTCGTCGCTCCTTTCTCACCTTCTACTTTCTTAGCCTTATTGGCTTTTTCGGAGCTGCCGTTCACTACTATTTGCACGAGCATGGAATGGATTTGGTGCCCTTTACATGGTCCTACATGATCTGCATCACCTTGGCCATTGCTGTTCCTTGGGGAGGGATCAACACGCTTTCCATGAGCAGTGCATCGTTGGTTTTACCTCTCAAGCTTCGTGGATGTGTTCTTGGTGTAATGAACACTGTAAGTGTGGGAGTAGCATTCTTTATGACCCAGTACTACCTCCTTCTCGTGGACACAGTTGGAAATTCCATGGTTATGGCAGCTTTTGGTATTTGGTGCCTCTTTGCGGGTATATTTagtattttcttcttaccCGAATTAGAGAGTAAAACCTTCAGTGAAATCGTTGAATCACTCAACAGGAGACTTCCAAAATGCTTAAGAGAAAGCTCATTGAACAATAGTTCttga